A stretch of Phoenix dactylifera cultivar Barhee BC4 chromosome 16, palm_55x_up_171113_PBpolish2nd_filt_p, whole genome shotgun sequence DNA encodes these proteins:
- the LOC103702702 gene encoding F-box protein At5g07610-like, with the protein MIPSLLSPSLALLLGFGKKQTHPGDMESDDDKRPRSGGGEDDSGADYALAIQDIQRRLRRKSRDRLRGKIADLLRLINTPLADIIRDHALPYLPAASVLRFRSVSASWSQRISSPLFAVTQSRCHRSISGLFCSAASLPSFAPFDPVAHALPDPSLSFLPSSTIVVRSSSNGLLCCFTPFSRPSYFVCNPATADWTAIPPPPLHPGADPALALIFEPSVPNLESHYAIVIAFQIDRVEGVYGFQTFSSAAGSWWVSAEVCVAECIIADSGVSAGGAAYWRTTMQTVVGYDPSADAVKMAPWPAGYEAEARWELGEMAGRLCCAAVTPATAAVYALGPSDRWSLLASFDVVKVDGEEEEEEEEEEPKGSRPIVFKKPPQPLRFQSGNLEALFWLEGRVVGVDLAGRRVRAVKFDGPQPAPGVDYVSHINTLAPVVPQVASTSAAAGPAVQGEGSSLESPKNRESA; encoded by the coding sequence ATGATCCCATCCCTTCTCAGTCCTTCCCTTGCTCTTTTACTTGGCTTCGGAAAGAAACAAACTCATCCCGGCGACATGGAATCCGACGACGACAAGCGGCCGAGGTCCGGCGGCGGAGAAGACGACTCCGGCGCCGACTATGCGCTCGCCATCCAGGACATCCAGCGGCGGTTGAGGCGGAAGAGCCGCGACCGCCTCCGCGGAAAGATCGCCGACCTCCTGCGGCTCATCAACACCCCGCTCGCCGACATCATCCGCGACCACGCCCTCCCCTACCTCCCCGCCGCCTCCGTCCTCCGGTTCCGCTCCGTCTCCGCCTCCTGGTCCCAGCGCATCTCCTCCCCTTTGTTCGCCGTCACCCAGTCCCGCTGCCACCGATCCATCTCCGGCCTCTTCTGCTCCGCTGCCTCCCTCCCGTCCTTCGCCCCCTTCGACCCGGTCGCCCACGCCCTTCCCgacccctccctctccttccttcccTCATCCACGATCGTCGTCCGATCCTCATCCAACGGCCTCCTCTGCTGCTTCACCCCGTTCTCCCGCCCCTCCTACTTCGTCTGCAACCCGGCCACCGCCGACTGGACCGCGATCCCGCCCCCGCCGCTCCACCCCGGTGCCGACCCCGCCCTTGCCCTCATCTTCGAGCCCTCCGTCCCTAATCTCGAATCGCACTACGCCATCGTCATCGCCTTCCAGATCGACCGCGTGGAGGGAGTCTACGGGTTCCAGACCTTCTCGTCTGCCGCCGGCTCTTGGTGGGTCTCCGCCGAGGTGTGCGTGGCGGAGTGCATCATCGCCGACTCCGGCGTGTCGGCCGGCGGGGCGGCCTACTGGCGGACGACGATGCAGACGGTGGTGGGGTACGACCCGTCCGCGGACGCCGTCAAGATGGCGCCGTGGCCGGCGGGTTACGAGGCCGAGGCCCGGTGGGAGCTGGGGGAGATGGCCGGCCGCCTCTGCTGCGCCGCCGTGACCCCCGCTACCGCGGCGGTTTACGCACTCGGGCCGTCCGATCGGTGGAGCCTGCTGGCGTCCTTCGACGTGGTGAAAGTGGacggcgaggaggaggaggaggaggaggaagaggagccgAAGGGGAGCCGTCCGATCGTGTTCAAGAAGCCGCCACAACCGTTGAGATTCCAGAGCGGAAATCTTGAGGCGTTGTTCTGGTTGGAGGGGAGGGTGGTCGGGGTGGACCTGGCGGGCCGGCGAGTACGAGCGGTCAAGTTCGATGGGCCCCAGCCGGCGCCCGGCGTCGACTACGTGTCGCACATCAACACCCTCGCTCCGGTGGTCCCGCAGGTCGCATCGACGTCCGCTGCTGCGGGCCCCGCGGTTCAGGGAGAAGGTTCGAGTTTGGAGTCCCCCAAGAATCGCGAAAGCGCCTAG
- the LOC120104075 gene encoding formin-like protein 18 isoform X2 — MEKGERNGAPEPTPRRLQRLHPDPSRRGGRRVGLLPPLPPPLAPPLPRPPTPPPLLRRGRRSPPPPRPPLGWWMKGAGLLEEAEGIVRSITMKPDVMNFSPNPYFEDTKLVKTYSFTEEGTTNITGTTIKWKEGMDIANGNGHEKKGSKRPLTEESCLSFHP; from the exons ATGGAGAAGGGGGAAAGAAATGGGGCTCCCGAACCGACTCCACGACGCCTCCAGCGACTCCATCCCGATCCTTCTCGTCGTGGCGGCCGCCGGGTGGGTCTCCTACCTCCGCTCCCTCCTCCTCTGGCTCCTCCACTCCCTCGGCCTCCAACGCCTCCACCCCTCCTCCGCCGCGGCCGACGATCCCCTCCTCCGCCGCGGCCTCCATTGGGTTGGTGGATGAAGGGTGCAG GGTTGTTGGAAGAGGCAGAAGGGATCGTCAGAAGCATAACAATGAAGCCAGATGTGATG AACTTCTCTCCTAACCCATATTTTGAGGACACAAAGCTTGTGAAGACATATTCCTTCACCGAGGAAGGAACTACTAATATAACCGGTACGACTATCAAGTGGAAGGAGGGTATG GATATTGCCAATGGTAATGGTCATGAGAAGAAGGGAAGCAAGCGACCCCTTACTGAGGAAAG TTGTTTGTCATTTCATCCTTAG
- the LOC120104075 gene encoding formin-like protein 18 isoform X3 has translation MEKGERNGAPEPTPRRLQRLHPDPSRRGGRRVGLLPPLPPPLAPPLPRPPTPPPLLRRGRRSPPPPRPPLGWWMKGAGLLEEAEGIVRSITMKPDVMNFSPNPYFEDTKLVKTYSFTEEGTTNITGTTIKWKEGMDIANGNGHEKKGSKRPLTEERE, from the exons ATGGAGAAGGGGGAAAGAAATGGGGCTCCCGAACCGACTCCACGACGCCTCCAGCGACTCCATCCCGATCCTTCTCGTCGTGGCGGCCGCCGGGTGGGTCTCCTACCTCCGCTCCCTCCTCCTCTGGCTCCTCCACTCCCTCGGCCTCCAACGCCTCCACCCCTCCTCCGCCGCGGCCGACGATCCCCTCCTCCGCCGCGGCCTCCATTGGGTTGGTGGATGAAGGGTGCAG GGTTGTTGGAAGAGGCAGAAGGGATCGTCAGAAGCATAACAATGAAGCCAGATGTGATG AACTTCTCTCCTAACCCATATTTTGAGGACACAAAGCTTGTGAAGACATATTCCTTCACCGAGGAAGGAACTACTAATATAACCGGTACGACTATCAAGTGGAAGGAGGGTATG GATATTGCCAATGGTAATGGTCATGAGAAGAAGGGAAGCAAGCGACCCCTTACTGAGGAAAG AGAGTGA
- the LOC103702700 gene encoding uncharacterized protein LOC103702700 isoform X2, translated as MDLPNDVEILAPQRNKYSLKGKKLTTFEVAGRRRTSEREIVQRRLVAMDLDPDTADETRVRPRTRSSSGDSSLSDWVVGADETHVRPRTRSSSGDSSLSDWVVVDGSDDPPSSDDQEFAVHDDSDDAEIEVDQDGDANQDWDEMWVPMRPWKEEKSLRLLYHVLPYLPAKSLLRLRCVSPQWNGCISSQFFIHSHSLHPRPVSGLFLHRRGDTSCELPAYAPFDRAADAIPDPSLSFLQEPVAVAASARGLLCCRGRASGGYYVCNPTTAAWTALPPPSNGHGADPAVALVFDEPAVYNFHADYRVVCAYPIPGGGCDGIYGFETFSSASWNWTASAEICATERILTGSGVSAGGRAYWRTTTEEVVAYDPVVDTWTAIARPGGDLDLILWELGELEGSVSCTCVKAASVTAWVMGDGGWEAAGEWSRVPSRNCEEWPRPLRSQGGKELLFWEGEGKRVVSRNLTGRVTRRLRDGVTDHYTNFLPYVSTLVQVRRNSSS; from the exons ATGGATTTACccaatgatgttgaaatacttgcccCACAAAGAAATAAATACTCGCTCAAAGGAAAGAAACTAACCACGTTCGAAGTCGCCGGACGACGCCGGACGAGCGAAAGAGAGATCGTGCAACGAAGACTCGTAGCCATGGACTTGGATCCCGACACCGCCGAcgagacccgcgtccggcccaGGACGCGGAGCAGCTCCGGCGACTCCTCCCTCTCCGACTGGGTCGTCGGAGCCGACGAGACCCACGTCCGCCCCAGGACGCGGAGCAGCTCCGGCGACTCCTCCCTCTCCGACTGGGTCGTCGTCGACGGCTCCGACGATCCCCCTTCCTCCGATGATCAAGAATTCGCCGTCCATGACGATTCCGACGACGCCGAGATCGAGGTGGATCAAGATGGAGACGCGAATCAAGATTGGGATGAGATGTGGGTTCCGATGAGGCCCTGGAAGGAGGAGAAATCGCTCCGCCTCCTCTACCACGTCCTCCCCTACCTGCCGGCGAAGTCCCTGCTCCGCCTCCGCTGCGTCTCCCCCCAGTGGAACGGCTGCATCTCCAGCCAGTTCTTCATCCACTCCCACTCCCTCCACCCCCGCCCAGTCTCCGGCCTCTTCTTGCACCGCCGCGGCGACACCTCCTGCGAGCTCCCTGCGTACGCCCCCTTCGACCGCGCCGCCGACGCCATCCCAgacccctccctctccttcctccaggAGCCCGTCGCCGTCGCCGCCTCCGCCCGAGGCCTCCTCTGCTGCCGCGGCCGCGCGTCGGGGGGGTACTACGTCTGCAACCCCACCACCGCCGCCTGGACCGCCCTCCCGCCGCCGTCCAACGGCCACGGCGCCGACCCCGCCGTCGCCCTCGTCTTCGACGAGCCGGCCGTCTACAACTTCCACGCCGACTACCGCGTCGTCTGCGCGTACCCCATCCCCGGCGGCGGCTGCGACGGGATCTACGGCTTCGAGACCTTCTCCTCCGCCTCGTGGAACTGGACCGCGTCGGCGGAGATCTGCGCCACCGAGCGGATCCTCACCGGGTCCGGAGTCTCCGCCGGCGGGAGGGCCTACTGGCGGACGACgacggaggaggtggtggcgtaCGATCCGGTGGTCGACACCTGGACGGCGATAGCGAGGCCGGGGGGCGATCTTGATTTGATATTGTGGGAGCTGGGGGAGCTGGAGGGGAGTGTGAGCTGCACGTGCGTGAAGGCGGCGTCGGTGACGGCGTGGGTGATGGGCGACGGCGGATGGGAGGCGGCCGGCGAGTGGTCCAGGGTTCCGTCGCGGAACTGCGAGGAGTGGCCGCGGCCGCTGAGGTCGCAAGGTGGGAAGGAGCTGCTCTTCTGGGAGGGGGAGGGCAAGAGAGTGGTGTCCAGGAACTTGACGGGGCGCGTCACGAGGAGGCTTCGCGACGGCGTCACGGATCATTACACCAACTTCTTGCCCTACGTGAGCACCCTCGTCCAAGTCCGGAG GAATTCAAGTTCATAA
- the LOC120104075 gene encoding formin-like protein 18 isoform X1 has protein sequence MEKGERNGAPEPTPRRLQRLHPDPSRRGGRRVGLLPPLPPPLAPPLPRPPTPPPLLRRGRRSPPPPRPPLGWWMKGAGLLEEAEGIVRSITMKPDVMNFSPNPYFEDTKLVKTYSFTEEGTTNITGTTIKWKEGMDIANGNGHEKKGSKRPLTEESASVWNLDGEILQACQVSVQVCRGLINLFASGPEV, from the exons ATGGAGAAGGGGGAAAGAAATGGGGCTCCCGAACCGACTCCACGACGCCTCCAGCGACTCCATCCCGATCCTTCTCGTCGTGGCGGCCGCCGGGTGGGTCTCCTACCTCCGCTCCCTCCTCCTCTGGCTCCTCCACTCCCTCGGCCTCCAACGCCTCCACCCCTCCTCCGCCGCGGCCGACGATCCCCTCCTCCGCCGCGGCCTCCATTGGGTTGGTGGATGAAGGGTGCAG GGTTGTTGGAAGAGGCAGAAGGGATCGTCAGAAGCATAACAATGAAGCCAGATGTGATG AACTTCTCTCCTAACCCATATTTTGAGGACACAAAGCTTGTGAAGACATATTCCTTCACCGAGGAAGGAACTACTAATATAACCGGTACGACTATCAAGTGGAAGGAGGGTATG GATATTGCCAATGGTAATGGTCATGAGAAGAAGGGAAGCAAGCGACCCCTTACTGAGGAAAG TGCAAGTGTCTGGAACTTGGATGGCGAGATCCTTCAAGCATGCCAAGTCTCTGTACAAGTATGCCGAGGTCTCATCAACTTATTTGCATCAGGACCTGAAGTTTAA
- the LOC103702699 gene encoding acidic leucine-rich nuclear phosphoprotein 32-related protein-like, with protein sequence MDEAWEKAVEAALGGRADSSSGELPRALTLDGAVKCLNGHLPRPALFEKFPALEHLSIANVRLASLESFPRLPALRRLILSDNRISGGLEFLVEAGLDGLRDLDLSNNRIQSLDYLAPLARLQLASLDLYECPVTKIKDYRSKVFGLIPSLKYLDKVDADGNERPESDEEEEDEEEDEEEYEDEEEEEEVVNGSRKGQGKVSNGVQGEEGGDEEEEDEIDEEEGEEEEDVVEEDGEEEDAEEEEVEGGEIDENEQGEDDENGEIGEDDEEEDGGTEYVFQLVSRPKDRTEGEGVDDEQANHRGNSAQPHQSSSSLPNKRKKDGEDENSMSPKHH encoded by the exons ATGGACGAGGCCTGGGAGAAAGCCGTAGAGGCGGCGCTTGGCGGCCGGGCGGACTCCTCGTCGGGGGAGCTACCGCGAGCCCTGACCCTTGACGGCGCCGTGAAGTGTCTCAACGGCCACCTCCCGCGGCCGGCCCTCTTCGAGAAATTCCCTGCACTGGAGCACCTCTCGATCGCCAACGTGCGGCTCGCCTCGCTCGAGAGCTTCCCCCGCCTGCCGGCCCTCCGGCGGCTCATCCTCTCGGACAACCGGATATCCGGCGGGCTTGAGTTCTTGGTGGAGGCCGGCCTCGACGGGCTCCGCGACCTCGACCTCTCCAACAACCGCATCCAGTCGTTGGACTACCTCGCGCCGCTCGCCCGGCTCCAGCTCGCGTCGCTGGACCTTTACGAGTgtccggtgacgaagatcaaggACTACCGGTCCAAAGTTTTTGGATTGATTCCGTCCTTGAAGTATCTGGACAAGGTGGACGCCGATGGGAACGAGCGGCCGGAGTCGgacgaagaggaggaggacgaggaagaagacgaagaagagtacgaggatgaggaagaggaagaggaggtggtGAATGGATCGAGAAAGGGGCAGGGAAAAGTATCGAATGGGGTTCAGGGAGAAGAAGGGggggatgaggaggaggaggatgagatagatgaggaggagggagaagaggaggaggatgtGGTTGAGGAGGacggagaagaggaggatgcggaggaggaggaggtagaGGGAGGGGAGATTGATGAGAATGAGCAGGGAGAGGACGACGAGAATGGGGAGATTGGGGAAGACGATGAG GAAGAGGATGGGGGGACAGAGTATGTGTTTCAGCTCGTATCACGACCGAAGGATCGGACAGAAGGTGAAGGAGTTGATGATGAACAGGCGAACCACCGCGGCAACAGTGCGCAGCCGCATCAGTCATCTTCTTCTCTGcccaacaagaggaagaaggatggagAAGATGAAAACTCCATGTCACCGAAGCATCATTGA
- the LOC103702700 gene encoding uncharacterized protein LOC103702700 isoform X1, which yields MDLPNDVEILAPQRNKYSLKGKKLTTFEVAGRRRTSEREIVQRRLVAMDLDPDTADETRVRPRTRSSSGDSSLSDWVVGADETHVRPRTRSSSGDSSLSDWVVVDGSDDPPSSDDQEFAVHDDSDDAEIEVDQDGDANQDWDEMWVPMRPWKEEKSLRLLYHVLPYLPAKSLLRLRCVSPQWNGCISSQFFIHSHSLHPRPVSGLFLHRRGDTSCELPAYAPFDRAADAIPDPSLSFLQEPVAVAASARGLLCCRGRASGGYYVCNPTTAAWTALPPPSNGHGADPAVALVFDEPAVYNFHADYRVVCAYPIPGGGCDGIYGFETFSSASWNWTASAEICATERILTGSGVSAGGRAYWRTTTEEVVAYDPVVDTWTAIARPGGDLDLILWELGELEGSVSCTCVKAASVTAWVMGDGGWEAAGEWSRVPSRNCEEWPRPLRSQGGKELLFWEGEGKRVVSRNLTGRVTRRLRDGVTDHYTNFLPYVSTLVQVRRPAQSPSDENANLEATVDSKSNPILGSLSAYYT from the exons ATGGATTTACccaatgatgttgaaatacttgcccCACAAAGAAATAAATACTCGCTCAAAGGAAAGAAACTAACCACGTTCGAAGTCGCCGGACGACGCCGGACGAGCGAAAGAGAGATCGTGCAACGAAGACTCGTAGCCATGGACTTGGATCCCGACACCGCCGAcgagacccgcgtccggcccaGGACGCGGAGCAGCTCCGGCGACTCCTCCCTCTCCGACTGGGTCGTCGGAGCCGACGAGACCCACGTCCGCCCCAGGACGCGGAGCAGCTCCGGCGACTCCTCCCTCTCCGACTGGGTCGTCGTCGACGGCTCCGACGATCCCCCTTCCTCCGATGATCAAGAATTCGCCGTCCATGACGATTCCGACGACGCCGAGATCGAGGTGGATCAAGATGGAGACGCGAATCAAGATTGGGATGAGATGTGGGTTCCGATGAGGCCCTGGAAGGAGGAGAAATCGCTCCGCCTCCTCTACCACGTCCTCCCCTACCTGCCGGCGAAGTCCCTGCTCCGCCTCCGCTGCGTCTCCCCCCAGTGGAACGGCTGCATCTCCAGCCAGTTCTTCATCCACTCCCACTCCCTCCACCCCCGCCCAGTCTCCGGCCTCTTCTTGCACCGCCGCGGCGACACCTCCTGCGAGCTCCCTGCGTACGCCCCCTTCGACCGCGCCGCCGACGCCATCCCAgacccctccctctccttcctccaggAGCCCGTCGCCGTCGCCGCCTCCGCCCGAGGCCTCCTCTGCTGCCGCGGCCGCGCGTCGGGGGGGTACTACGTCTGCAACCCCACCACCGCCGCCTGGACCGCCCTCCCGCCGCCGTCCAACGGCCACGGCGCCGACCCCGCCGTCGCCCTCGTCTTCGACGAGCCGGCCGTCTACAACTTCCACGCCGACTACCGCGTCGTCTGCGCGTACCCCATCCCCGGCGGCGGCTGCGACGGGATCTACGGCTTCGAGACCTTCTCCTCCGCCTCGTGGAACTGGACCGCGTCGGCGGAGATCTGCGCCACCGAGCGGATCCTCACCGGGTCCGGAGTCTCCGCCGGCGGGAGGGCCTACTGGCGGACGACgacggaggaggtggtggcgtaCGATCCGGTGGTCGACACCTGGACGGCGATAGCGAGGCCGGGGGGCGATCTTGATTTGATATTGTGGGAGCTGGGGGAGCTGGAGGGGAGTGTGAGCTGCACGTGCGTGAAGGCGGCGTCGGTGACGGCGTGGGTGATGGGCGACGGCGGATGGGAGGCGGCCGGCGAGTGGTCCAGGGTTCCGTCGCGGAACTGCGAGGAGTGGCCGCGGCCGCTGAGGTCGCAAGGTGGGAAGGAGCTGCTCTTCTGGGAGGGGGAGGGCAAGAGAGTGGTGTCCAGGAACTTGACGGGGCGCGTCACGAGGAGGCTTCGCGACGGCGTCACGGATCATTACACCAACTTCTTGCCCTACGTGAGCACCCTCGTCCAAGTCCGGAG gccAGCTCAAAGCCCAAGCGATGAGAATGCGAATCTGGAGGCAACTGTGGATTCAAAATCCAATCCAATCCTTGGAAGTCTAAGTGCATATTACACAT GA